Within the Rhizobium sp. BG4 genome, the region GGTTGCGATGAAACTCAGCGACGGCGTCGAACAGGCAATTCATTGCGTGGCGTTCCTGGCGGGACTGTCGGAAGACGGCGTGCTTTCGGCGGCAGCCCTGGCGGAACTGCATGGCGTATCCACAAGCTACCTCTTGAAGCACCTGCAGGCGCTCTCCGGCGCCGGGATCGTCGTGACGACGCCCGGCCCGAAGGGTGGCTATCGACTGGCCGAGGCGCCGAAGGACATCAGCCTGCTCGACATCGTCCTTGCGGTTGAAGGTCCGGCGCCCGCGTTTCGATGTGCAGAGATCCGCCAGCGTGGGCCGAACCCTCTTCCGCAGCGCTACTTTACCAAGCCCTGCCAGATCAACGCCGCGATGTTGAAGGCCGAGAAGGTCTATCGATCAGAACTCGCCAAGGTGTCCGTCGCAGACCTTCTGGCGGATCTCGGCGCAGACGACGACGGCGGTATCGCCGCCCGTGGATGCGCCTTCCTGGAACTCCACGAACGCAAGACGGGCAATCGCGCCTCGTCATAGGAGAAAGCACCCATGACCAAGATGAAGAAGGTCGTCGTCATCGGCGGCACGGGCCTGATCGGCTCGAAGGCAGTGAAGCTGCTGCAGGACGCCGGCCATGAAGCGGTCGTTGCAAGCTCACGCAACGGCATCAACGCCTACACGGGACAAGGACTGGAAGCGGCGCTTACGGGCGCCGACGCCGTCATCGACGTGTCGAACATGCTCTCCTTCGACAAGGACGTCATCACCGACTTTTTCAGGACGTCGAGCCGGAACCTGACAAGCGCCGAACAGGCCGCGGGCGTGCGCCATCACGTCGCCCTCTCGATCGTTAATGCCGACCAGCTTGCGGCCAATCCTTACATGGCCGGCAAGCTGGCACAGGAAGAGGCGGTCGCATCCTCCGGTCAGGCCTATACCATCGTCC harbors:
- a CDS encoding Rrf2 family transcriptional regulator; the encoded protein is MKLSDGVEQAIHCVAFLAGLSEDGVLSAAALAELHGVSTSYLLKHLQALSGAGIVVTTPGPKGGYRLAEAPKDISLLDIVLAVEGPAPAFRCAEIRQRGPNPLPQRYFTKPCQINAAMLKAEKVYRSELAKVSVADLLADLGADDDGGIAARGCAFLELHERKTGNRASS
- a CDS encoding SDR family oxidoreductase, encoding MTKMKKVVVIGGTGLIGSKAVKLLQDAGHEAVVASSRNGINAYTGQGLEAALTGADAVIDVSNMLSFDKDVITDFFRTSSRNLTSAEQAAGVRHHVALSIVNADQLAANPYMAGKLAQEEAVASSGQAYTIVRATQFHEFIETLAGAYAADGVVKVPDIDFQPIAASDVAAALVEAALGQPKNGTVDLAGPHRAPFETFIRAYLDAKGDGSPVTADAAVDYFGAPVAKGSLVPGGEYIKGRVTVAEWLKV